The following proteins are encoded in a genomic region of Triticum dicoccoides isolate Atlit2015 ecotype Zavitan chromosome 1B, WEW_v2.0, whole genome shotgun sequence:
- the LOC119306251 gene encoding uncharacterized protein LOC119306251 → MTAGAASAGAVRRAVDRACAAARGARRALARFAPRPSAFGAAADAEAAAVRGVRNARTFRYHYAALQWALLLASLAAAGHRASVLFLMAASKVLLVCLGLLAPFPRLVLLRRLVAAAFVALVLADIAAAGAVANLMAALAVGVPIIVLHASFRVRDDLEGPSTENGEEEEADEEAAVVEKREDGDTEAGPTRRSTAVAPRSPK, encoded by the coding sequence ATGACTGCCGGCGCCGCGAGCGCGGGCGCGGTCCGGCGGGCGGTCGACAGGGCGTGCGCGGCCGCCAGGGGGGCGCGGCGCGCGCTGGCGCGGTTCGCGCCGCGGCCGTCGGCGttcggcgcggcggcggacgcggaggccgcGGCGGTGCGCGGGGTCCGCAACGCGCGCACGTTCCGGTACCACTACGCCGCGCTGCAGTGGGCGCTCCTCCTGGCGTCGCTGGCCGCGGCGGGCCACCGGGCGTCGGTGCTCTTCCTCATGGCCGCCTCCAAGGTCCTCCTCGTCTGCCTCGGCCTCCTCGCGCCGTTCCCGAGATTGGTGCTGCTCCGCCGGCTCGTCGCCGCGGCGTTCGTCGCGCTCGTGCTCGCCGACATCGCCGCGGCCGGCGCCGTGGCCAACCTCATGGCCGCGCTGGCGGTGGGCGTTCCGatcatcgtgctccacgcctcgttCCGCGTCCGCGACGACCTCGAGGGGCCCTCCACGGAgaacggcgaggaggaggaggcggatgagGAGGCGGCGGTCGTGGAGAAGAGGGAGGACGGCGATACGGAGGCAGGCCCCACGCGGCGGTCCACGGCGGTCGCGCCTCGATCACCAAAGTGA